A part of Lactobacillus sp. ESL0700 genomic DNA contains:
- the glmS gene encoding glutamine--fructose-6-phosphate transaminase (isomerizing): protein MCGIVGIVGKSAREIVLSGLTKLEYRGYDSAGIYLNDLQGNEYLTKTVGRIQNLKDQMTPDEHGQVGIGHTRWATHGKPTTANAHPQFDETNRFYLVHNGVIENYQELKDRYLQGVELKSDTDTEVVVQLISKLAREQQLDAFTALKEALKLIKGSYAILLIDNTNPSHIYVAKNKSPLMLGLGDGFNVIASDALSVLDQTKTFVDLHDGEVADITKDAYNLETIAGEKVTRTPHHLNIDPNAASKGTYEFYMLKEISEQPSVLRHLVQYYLDENGEPKVDSKIVDALAQADKFYIFAAGTSYHAGLVGKALLEKYTGIPTEVGFASEAGYHFPMMPKLPFLIFLSQSGETADSRVVLQAAIKRHLPSLTLTNVPGSTLAREATYAMSLEAGPEIAVASTKAYIAQVATQAILAKAIGEKRQLSAARNLNLTHDLGLAAEGIEQVLTDQKHIKQLTDKYIVPSRNAFYIGRGIDYPVALEAALKLKEVSYIQTEGFAAAELKHGTISLIEKGTPVIALINDPVTADLMRGNIQEVIARGASVITVATKELSKPGDDIVLPKLNYYLSPLITVVVAQLIAYYASKDKGLDVDKPRNLAKSVTVE, encoded by the coding sequence ATGTGTGGAATTGTTGGAATTGTTGGTAAATCAGCTAGAGAAATTGTCCTTAGCGGCTTAACTAAGCTAGAGTACCGCGGCTATGATTCAGCTGGTATTTATCTTAACGACTTGCAGGGTAATGAATATCTGACAAAAACAGTTGGTCGGATTCAGAACTTGAAGGATCAAATGACGCCAGATGAGCATGGTCAAGTCGGCATTGGTCATACGCGGTGGGCAACGCATGGTAAACCCACGACGGCTAACGCTCACCCGCAATTTGACGAGACCAATCGTTTCTATCTTGTCCATAATGGTGTTATCGAAAACTATCAGGAACTTAAAGACCGCTACTTGCAAGGAGTGGAACTAAAGTCTGATACGGACACCGAGGTTGTAGTCCAATTAATTAGCAAACTTGCCCGCGAGCAGCAATTAGATGCCTTTACTGCTTTGAAGGAAGCACTCAAACTGATCAAGGGTTCTTACGCGATTTTACTCATTGACAACACCAATCCCAGTCATATTTATGTTGCTAAGAACAAGTCGCCACTGATGCTGGGACTGGGTGATGGCTTTAACGTGATTGCTTCGGATGCCCTGTCAGTGCTGGATCAGACCAAGACTTTTGTCGATCTGCATGACGGCGAGGTTGCCGATATTACCAAAGATGCATATAATCTGGAAACTATCGCTGGGGAAAAGGTAACGCGGACGCCGCACCACTTGAATATTGATCCTAATGCCGCATCTAAAGGCACCTACGAGTTCTATATGCTAAAGGAAATCTCCGAGCAGCCGAGTGTGTTGCGTCATTTAGTACAGTATTATCTTGATGAAAATGGCGAGCCTAAGGTTGATTCAAAAATTGTTGACGCTTTAGCTCAAGCCGACAAGTTTTATATTTTTGCGGCGGGGACAAGTTATCATGCCGGACTAGTTGGTAAGGCATTACTTGAAAAATATACGGGGATTCCAACCGAAGTTGGCTTTGCTTCTGAAGCCGGCTACCACTTCCCAATGATGCCTAAACTTCCCTTCCTTATTTTCTTATCGCAATCTGGCGAAACTGCTGACTCACGCGTAGTTCTGCAGGCGGCAATCAAGCGGCACTTACCAAGCTTGACGCTGACAAACGTTCCGGGCTCAACGTTAGCTCGGGAAGCCACGTATGCCATGTCGCTAGAGGCTGGTCCCGAAATTGCCGTTGCTTCCACCAAGGCTTACATCGCGCAAGTTGCCACTCAAGCAATTCTTGCGAAGGCAATCGGGGAAAAGCGCCAACTTTCTGCTGCTCGCAATTTGAACTTAACTCATGATTTGGGTCTTGCTGCCGAAGGCATTGAGCAAGTTTTAACCGACCAAAAGCATATCAAGCAGCTGACGGATAAGTACATCGTGCCATCACGCAACGCCTTTTACATTGGGCGCGGCATTGATTATCCGGTTGCTCTTGAGGCCGCTTTGAAATTGAAGGAAGTGTCTTACATTCAGACAGAAGGCTTCGCGGCTGCGGAACTAAAGCACGGGACGATTTCCTTAATTGAAAAAGGTACGCCAGTGATTGCCTTGATTAATGATCCGGTAACTGCCGACTTAATGCGCGGCAACATCCAAGAGGTAATTGCCAGAGGTGCCAGCGTGATTACGGTGGCCACCAAGGAATTGTCGAAGCCGGGCGATGACATTGTCTTACCTAAACTAAATTATTATTTATCGCCATTGATTACGGTGGTAGTTGCGCAACTGATTGCCTATTATGCCTCTAAGGATAAGGGGTTAGACGTTGATAAGCCTCGCAATCTTGCTAAGAGTGTTACAGTAGAATAA
- a CDS encoding accessory Sec system protein Asp3 yields the protein MSEKKPLTVYFFFRPQNMAYMYLYGAKIHFNDEDLFYQNAIISPGKAIVTWEERRVKTADFVPDITMPKLVVDTKFQYQIKSEEEPTDSIALALTTYNSNFDQMDYRIFTTKNGEFSLEPKEEHFRIDLASLGNQKLHFQHLLLAQMPILDDYTFTVKDIHNVRTILVHYNNSETATPRLHVRVRTHTSTVQTISFTPEQDHLFIFIPVQIDGQGQFTKEQTAALAKYVNEISAAGYVLQIENNQSTASLIKAIRQDVNN from the coding sequence ATGAGTGAGAAAAAACCGCTGACTGTATATTTCTTTTTTAGGCCACAGAACATGGCATATATGTATTTATATGGTGCAAAGATTCATTTTAATGATGAAGACCTTTTTTATCAAAATGCAATCATTTCGCCGGGTAAAGCCATTGTTACGTGGGAAGAAAGACGAGTGAAGACGGCTGATTTTGTTCCCGATATTACAATGCCTAAGTTAGTCGTCGACACTAAATTTCAGTATCAGATTAAGAGTGAAGAAGAACCCACTGATTCGATTGCTCTGGCTTTAACTACCTATAATAGTAATTTTGACCAGATGGATTATCGAATCTTTACAACCAAGAATGGTGAATTTAGCCTAGAACCTAAGGAAGAACACTTCCGCATAGATCTAGCTAGTTTGGGTAATCAAAAGCTGCATTTTCAGCATTTATTACTTGCTCAGATGCCAATTCTTGATGATTATACTTTTACAGTTAAAGATATTCATAATGTTAGAACAATTTTGGTGCATTATAACAATAGTGAAACTGCAACACCAAGATTGCACGTCCGTGTGCGGACGCATACTTCAACCGTGCAAACGATTAGTTTTACACCGGAGCAAGATCATTTGTTTATCTTTATTCCTGTACAGATTGATGGGCAGGGACAGTTCACAAAGGAGCAGACGGCAGCACTTGCAAAGTATGTGAATGAGATTAGTGCTGCAGGTTATGTTTTGCAAATTGAAAATAACCAATCAACGGCTTCATTAATTAAAGCAATACGACAAGATGTTAATAATTGA
- a CDS encoding CopY/TcrY family copper transport repressor: MTEQIKEHNISEAEWEVMRIVWTLGSSHTGDVIKQLQAKKDWSESTIKTLMGRLVKKGLLKTRKDGRRFMYSATVTENQMMVQVTTEMMSHMCDMHKGQMLIEILKGMPLSKGDIATIEQELTEKAATAPDMVDCNCLAEGSHDC; the protein is encoded by the coding sequence ATGACAGAACAAATTAAAGAACATAATATTTCTGAGGCTGAATGGGAAGTCATGCGCATCGTGTGGACGCTTGGGTCAAGCCATACCGGCGACGTAATTAAGCAGTTGCAAGCCAAAAAGGATTGGTCCGAGTCGACAATCAAGACATTGATGGGTCGCTTAGTAAAAAAAGGCTTGCTAAAGACCCGCAAGGATGGCCGCCGCTTTATGTACAGTGCGACGGTAACCGAAAACCAGATGATGGTGCAGGTAACAACCGAAATGATGAGTCACATGTGCGACATGCATAAGGGACAAATGTTAATCGAAATCTTGAAGGGGATGCCTCTGTCCAAGGGCGATATTGCCACGATTGAGCAGGAATTAACTGAAAAGGCAGCTACAGCACCAGACATGGTCGATTGCAATTGCTTAGCCGAAGGATCCCACGATTGTTAG
- a CDS encoding amidohydrolase family protein → MIKLNFTKVINGNYFSATAPDKLEYHANSLLCINQQGYLEAIIWQNDPEYHRTLIDAEKRHILWRLDTNQYILPGFIDLHIHAPQWPNAGAALDLPLSEWLDTYTFPLEAKFKDAQFAQEVYSNLVTTLIANGTTTAVYFGSVDNIGNLTLARECQQIHQRGFIGKVIMDNPEQTPTYYRDESPAAAISATEQFIEALTQLNQDQSIQMTPVITPRFLPSCTPETLRGLGELVQHYHLPVQSHCSESDWEDGYALTTYGHRDAEVLDHFGLLTDKSIMAHGTLLTQSDLALFKKRGVAIAHCPISNNYFGNAILPAQKILAQGNKIGMGTDISGGFSPSIYQNIQQAVMAGRVLHHGVNGQLSPEQRGTATPALTARNAFYMATVGGAQSLQLKTGQIKPGYLADLQIVHSAYPTFLDESSDTIFEKLMYQTSAHEIDAVLTQGIIAKGPQTTTSDQS, encoded by the coding sequence GTGATTAAATTGAACTTTACCAAAGTGATTAATGGTAATTATTTTTCCGCGACTGCACCAGATAAACTGGAGTATCACGCCAATAGTCTGTTATGTATAAATCAACAAGGTTATTTAGAGGCCATTATTTGGCAAAATGACCCTGAATACCATCGTACGTTAATTGATGCTGAAAAGCGGCATATTTTGTGGCGGCTGGATACTAACCAATATATTCTGCCGGGCTTTATTGACCTGCACATCCATGCACCCCAGTGGCCTAATGCTGGTGCAGCTCTTGATCTGCCCCTAAGCGAGTGGCTAGATACCTATACTTTCCCGCTTGAAGCCAAATTCAAAGATGCCCAGTTTGCACAAGAGGTCTACAGCAATTTGGTTACAACCCTAATTGCCAATGGTACAACCACTGCAGTTTATTTTGGCTCGGTTGATAACATTGGTAACCTAACTTTAGCGCGCGAATGTCAACAAATTCACCAGCGGGGCTTTATCGGGAAGGTCATTATGGACAATCCCGAACAAACGCCGACTTATTATCGCGATGAGTCACCTGCAGCGGCCATCAGTGCAACTGAGCAATTTATCGAAGCACTGACGCAGCTCAACCAAGACCAATCCATTCAGATGACGCCGGTAATCACACCGCGATTTTTACCTTCTTGCACACCTGAAACACTGCGAGGTTTGGGCGAATTAGTCCAGCACTATCATTTACCTGTCCAATCGCACTGCAGTGAAAGCGATTGGGAAGACGGCTATGCTTTGACAACCTACGGCCACAGGGACGCCGAAGTCTTAGACCATTTTGGCTTACTAACTGACAAGTCAATCATGGCACACGGAACTTTATTAACTCAAAGTGATTTAGCGCTATTTAAAAAACGAGGTGTTGCTATTGCTCACTGCCCGATCTCCAACAATTATTTTGGTAACGCAATCTTACCAGCACAAAAGATATTGGCCCAAGGTAATAAAATCGGCATGGGAACTGACATTTCCGGCGGCTTTAGTCCGAGCATTTATCAAAATATCCAACAGGCAGTCATGGCTGGCAGGGTGTTACATCATGGTGTGAATGGACAGCTTAGTCCCGAGCAGCGAGGAACGGCAACCCCAGCGCTGACCGCTCGCAACGCATTTTACATGGCAACTGTTGGTGGTGCTCAGAGCTTGCAATTAAAAACTGGACAAATCAAGCCGGGTTATCTGGCTGACTTGCAAATTGTTCATTCGGCTTACCCTACTTTTCTTGATGAGAGTTCAGATACTATTTTTGAAAAATTAATGTACCAAACCTCGGCCCATGAAATTGACGCGGTTTTAACTCAAGGAATTATCGCCAAGGGGCCGCAAACGACAACTAGCGACCAAAGCTAA
- a CDS encoding glycosyltransferase — MDFFVNQAMGMGNSGIEHSEFYRAKRFEEADIPYRFVFLAEVPELHKAMEKWRLKNGNVINMWEYFVLGDDYLKNGLTETFPAKKVRILSDASNTMRLNEYYTDSGLHIVHHFVKEQNKQKPESKILMVRAYQTQIFSTKTGELKASYETINNAHEEGRMQNIHLYLEHGQHLYFANVVRLYRFFFEQLDRFFGGKSNFYIDRGDWADEALMHEPMPDAKIVYLIHADHLADRVDPTKPFWNNYYEYLLDHIKHVDRVVVSTEQQRQDLLIDFPDEADKIWAIPVGGISDKPKKIKDRKPNGLKLITASRLAKEKHVDIAEKAVIELHNEGKNISFDIYGVGEEKKHLEEIVKENHAEKYVHVRGLSQHLELVYPRHDAFVSTSFSEGFGLTYIEALNAALPVITFNARFGATQLIHDGENGFVEDFKRDDEKYDVAQIKKGINRLLDADYLKLRRNTQVGIDEYRNSAISKKWRKLVDGLRTN, encoded by the coding sequence ATGGATTTTTTTGTTAACCAAGCAATGGGAATGGGAAACTCAGGGATTGAACACTCTGAATTTTACCGTGCCAAACGATTTGAAGAAGCAGATATTCCTTACCGCTTTGTATTTTTAGCTGAAGTACCAGAATTGCATAAGGCAATGGAGAAGTGGCGTTTGAAGAATGGTAACGTCATTAACATGTGGGAATACTTTGTCCTAGGTGACGATTATTTGAAGAATGGTCTGACTGAGACTTTCCCTGCCAAAAAGGTGCGCATTTTGTCAGATGCTTCTAACACGATGCGCCTGAATGAGTACTACACTGATTCTGGATTGCATATTGTGCACCACTTCGTTAAAGAACAGAATAAGCAAAAGCCTGAAAGTAAAATCTTGATGGTGCGTGCTTACCAGACGCAAATTTTCAGTACCAAGACTGGTGAATTGAAGGCTTCTTACGAAACCATTAACAACGCTCATGAAGAAGGGCGGATGCAAAACATTCATCTCTACTTGGAACATGGTCAACACTTGTACTTTGCAAATGTTGTTCGCCTGTACCGCTTCTTCTTTGAACAATTAGATCGTTTCTTTGGTGGCAAGAGTAATTTCTATATTGACCGTGGTGATTGGGCTGATGAAGCACTGATGCATGAACCAATGCCAGATGCTAAGATTGTTTACCTAATCCACGCCGATCACTTGGCTGACCGGGTTGACCCAACTAAGCCATTCTGGAACAACTACTATGAATATCTGCTTGACCACATCAAGCACGTTGATCGGGTTGTTGTTTCAACTGAACAACAGCGCCAAGACTTGTTAATTGACTTCCCAGATGAAGCCGACAAGATCTGGGCAATACCTGTTGGTGGGATTAGTGACAAGCCGAAGAAGATTAAGGATCGTAAGCCGAACGGCTTAAAGCTGATTACGGCTTCACGTCTTGCAAAAGAAAAGCATGTTGATATTGCTGAAAAGGCCGTTATTGAATTACACAATGAAGGCAAGAATATCAGCTTTGATATTTATGGTGTTGGTGAAGAAAAGAAGCACCTTGAAGAAATTGTCAAGGAAAACCATGCCGAGAAATACGTTCATGTTCGTGGTTTGTCCCAACACTTGGAGTTGGTTTACCCAAGACATGATGCCTTTGTTTCAACTTCATTCTCTGAAGGTTTTGGTTTAACTTATATTGAAGCCTTGAATGCGGCTTTGCCAGTTATTACGTTTAATGCTCGTTTCGGTGCTACCCAATTAATTCACGATGGTGAAAACGGCTTTGTCGAAGACTTTAAACGTGATGATGAGAAGTATGACGTTGCTCAGATTAAGAAGGGCATTAACCGTTTGTTAGATGCCGATTACTTGAAGCTGCGGCGTAATACACAAGTTGGAATTGATGAATATCGTAATAGTGCAATCAGCAAAAAGTGGAGGAAGTTAGTCGATGGATTACGAACTAATTAA
- a CDS encoding Cof-type HAD-IIB family hydrolase yields MAIKLVAVDLDGTLLTTGKQIMPETERVLKQISSQGIKVVLATGRPLSGVMPYNQQLGLSGSDQYNIVFNGAVIQNLAGKVMMDMKMDYRDFTNMLRLQRLAHTNLHFETPECFWTCDRDLAQHLTMNVSINLTTLKVRKAEEIPQDFTFNKVGFSKTESDAEVDKLWNNIPDWVFAKYDVVRSFSSMIELNVVGASKGNALMELADRLKIDQQQVMVFGDQGNDISMFSNPYFRKVAMGNATEQIKDAADYVTADNDHDGIAKALKKLVL; encoded by the coding sequence ATGGCGATTAAATTAGTGGCAGTTGACCTTGATGGCACACTGCTGACAACAGGCAAGCAGATTATGCCGGAAACGGAAAGAGTCCTCAAGCAGATAAGCAGCCAAGGAATCAAGGTAGTGCTGGCAACAGGACGACCGTTGTCCGGGGTAATGCCGTACAATCAGCAACTCGGCTTGTCTGGCAGCGACCAATATAATATTGTGTTTAATGGTGCAGTTATTCAAAACTTGGCGGGTAAAGTAATGATGGACATGAAGATGGACTATCGTGACTTTACTAATATGTTGCGGCTGCAGCGTTTGGCACATACCAACTTACACTTTGAAACTCCAGAATGTTTCTGGACTTGTGATCGCGACCTCGCACAACACTTAACAATGAACGTGTCGATCAATCTAACTACGCTTAAGGTCCGTAAGGCTGAAGAAATTCCGCAAGATTTCACCTTTAATAAGGTCGGTTTTAGTAAAACCGAAAGTGATGCGGAAGTTGACAAATTATGGAACAATATTCCCGACTGGGTCTTTGCCAAGTACGATGTTGTTCGCAGCTTTTCGAGCATGATTGAGCTTAATGTGGTCGGTGCTTCTAAGGGGAATGCGTTAATGGAACTAGCTGACCGACTTAAGATTGACCAGCAGCAAGTAATGGTCTTTGGCGATCAGGGTAACGACATCTCAATGTTTAGTAATCCTTATTTCCGCAAGGTAGCAATGGGGAATGCTACTGAGCAAATCAAGGATGCCGCCGATTACGTTACTGCTGATAACGACCATGACGGAATTGCTAAAGCACTTAAGAAACTCGTGCTGTAA